A segment of the Granulicella aggregans genome:
CCGTATTTCTGCTGGTGGTCACCGGCATGTTTGCCTTCGGCGTCGCATTTACGAACTGGATGGTGCTGACCGACGCCACGTCTCTTGGCGGAAGAACGGTCTCGATCAGCCGGGGCAATACGCTCGATCCATGCTCGACGGCGTCGACCGCCGTTGCGGGTGCGGCACCCGGCCTGAATACAAGTCAGATCACCTACAGCTCCGTGATCAACGGGACGACCTACTCCGGGACCTCCTGCAACAGCTCCAGCACGACGACAGGAGCTGCGGGAAATCTTGTGCAGGGAGGCTACTACATCCTTTCGACGACCTACCCCTGCAAGCTGGCGGTGTTCGGGCAGAATCTGGTGTCGAACTGCACCTTACATGCCTCGGTGAAGGAGCTAGTGCAATGAGGGGTCTCAGGTCTTTGCTCCGAGACGAAAGTGGTCAGGCGATCATTCTCACCGCAGTGATGATGGTCGCGCTCCTGGGCATGTTTTCGCTGGTGGCAGGAGCCGGCTATGCCCTCACCATGCAACGACAACTGCAGGCCTCGACCGACGCGGCAGCGCTGGCGGGAGCCGGGGCACTGCAGATCAACCGGAGTTCCTCTGCAGCCTTGAGCGCCGTGCAATCGTTCAGTTCGAACTCCGGCCAATATAACGCGAGCTCTAGCCTTGGGACAGTCTCGATGATGTCGGGGAGTCCCGCGTTGAAGTGCCTAAACGCTCTGAAGGCGATAGGAACGCCCTGTGTTGGGGCGGCGCCTTACAACGCGGTGCAGGTCAAACAGCAGGCGGTGATCAACATTCCTCTCGGGGGATTTATTGGGCATCCGACCCTGACGCTTACCGCGAGCGCGACGGCATCCATCAATGGGGGAGCGCCGTTGCCTTCCAACATTGCCGTGATTATCGACACGACCCTCTCTATGAACGAGCAGGACCTGGACTGCGGGAGTACGCAGATGCAGTGCGCGCTGACCGGGCTGCAGAACCTGATGCAGAGCCTGAATCCGTGCGCGCAGACGTCGGCTGCCTGCGTCGCTACGGCGGGAGTCTCTGCCAACACCGTTGACCGGGTGAGCCTGTTTACCTTCCCGCCAGTCCAGACAAGTTCCGTGAGCGTCGACTCCAGCTGCGCGACAACTCCCAGCAGCGGATATACCTATCTTGCCGGGATCGGAGAGATCGTTATGCCACCGTCCGCTGCCTATAGCGGTTTGGCGACGGCGACGTCTTACTGGTTCCCACCGGCTGGGGCGGGATCGGCCGCGCCGGGGACGGCCTACAGCGTAAGTCCGACTAACGGTAATGTGACCTCGACCTACCAGATCGTGGGGTTCATGAGTGATTACAAGACCTCGAATGGGACCAAGACGCTGAACACGTCTTCCGCTTTGGTCAAGGCGGCTGGGGGCGTATCCGGCTGCGGGGGCATGGCTCCGCCGAACTATGCGGGAGTTTACGGGACTTACTATCCCGGAGCGATCTATGAGGCGCAGTCCGCTCTGATCGCGGCGCAGGCAGCGAATCCGGGGACTCTGAACGCCATGATTATCCTGAGCGACGGTGACTCCAACGCCCCGCAGAAGAACGGCCCGTATAACGTCTTCTACAGCGATGCCACGGCTAGCGGGACGTACCCCTCTTGGGTTGGGCAGTGCGGGCAGGCTGTGGTTGCGGCACAGGCGGCGACCTCGGCAGGGACGCGAGTTTATTCGGTCGCGTATGGCTCCCCGTCAGTCGGCTGCGTAACGGATGTTGCCGCCGGGTCGAATCCGAATATCACGCCGTGCAATACGATGGCTGCGCTGGCTTCCGCACCGCAGTATTTCTTCTCGGACTATAACCAGTCGGGATCGGGAAGCACCTGCGTATCCAGCCAGCCGGTCACGTCGCTCAGCGGGATCTTTGCCGCGATCGCGGCGGACCTTTCCACTCCGCGATTGATTCCCGACAACCTGACGTAAGCGGACGCTCTGAGGTTTCCATCAGACAACGGACCCGTAACCGGCGCCATGAATCGTGTGCGGGCAGGCGGGATCTGAGACCATTCCGTGTTTTCTGGACGCACAAACGGCACCGATGGCGGTGACGTTGTCACTTTCGTGGGATGCCAAATCGAAACAGCGAAACCTACGCTTGTCGTTACGACATCGTCTGCCGGAGCGTCATTGGCCGGAAGCCATGCGACATAGATGGCGGCGGATCTGAGACTTCCTGAGTGCCGAAGGAAAGATTCCAGAGCTTCAGCCGCGGGGAGTACACGTTGGTCGAAGTGCAGGCAGAGTTGAGGTTCGCCAGAAAGCAACCCCGTTCTGGATGGGGCATCGGCGACGAGAGCGGCCAGTCTCTGGTCGAGTTCGCGATGGTTCTCCCTGCATTCCTCCTTGTAGTGACTGGGATGTTTGCCTTCGGAGTGGCCTTTACCAACTGGCTGGTACTGACCGACGCCACATCGCTGGGTGGCCGGACCGTTGCAATCAGCCGTGGCAATACGCTTGACCCATGCGCGACGGCATCAAATGCGGTTGCAGGAGCTTCTCCGGGGCTCAATACGAGCCTGATCGTCTACACCTCCGTCATCAATGGGACCGCTGCGATTACCGGCACTTCCTGCAGCAGTGCAAGCACAACCACGGGAGCAGCCGGGAACCTGGTGCAGGGAGGTACCTATGTGCTCACCACTAGCTATCCCTGCACGCTCAAAGTGTTCGGCCAAAATCTCATTCCGAATTGCACCATGCATGCCTCAGTGAGGGAGTTGGTGCAATGACCACTCCGCGCCCCGGACGCTTCAGAGACCTGGTGACTGACGAAAGCGGGCAGACACTGATTCTCGCGGCAGTCATGATGACCGCTCTGATCGGCATGCTGTCCCTGGTGGTAGGCGCGGGATATGCGATGGCGATGCAGCGGGAGTTACAGGCCTCGACGGACGCGGCCGCGCTGGCAGGGGCTGGAGCACTGCAGATCAACAAGAGCTCCAGCTCAGCAACGAGCGCCGTTCAATCGTATAGCTCGAACTCCGGGCAGTACAACGCCAGCTCGAACCTTGGCACGGTCTCGATGATGTCCGGCAGTCCTGCGCTGAAGTGCCTGCAGACGCTACAGGCGCTCGGCGTGCCGTGCGTGGGCGCCGCACCCTACAACGCGGTCCAGGTAAAGCAGCAGGCGATCGTCAACCTGCCGCTGGGGGGATTCCTGGGGCATCCGACGTTTACCTTGACTGCGAGTGCGACAGCGGCGGTGAACGGTGGGGCACCGACGCCTTACAACATTGCGGTCATTATCGACACGACGCTTTCGATGAACGCGCAGGACACAGATTGCGGCAATACGCAGATGCAGTGTGCTTTGAATGGGCTACAGAACCTGCTGCAAAACCTCAATCCTTGTGCCCAGCAGTTGGCAGTCTGCACGTTTACGGCTGGAAACTCCGCAAATTCAGTGGATCGCGTGAGCCTGTTCACGTTTCCATCGCTCCTGACCAGTACAGTGGGCGTTGACTCCTCCTGCACGACGACTCCCAGCAGCGGCTATAGCTACGATCCCACAATTGGCGAGTACGTGATGCCTCCATCGAATCCGTACAGCGGCCTGGCAACGGCGACTTCGTACTGGTTTCCATCAGCGACCGCTGGATCAGCCTCACCGGGAAGCGCCTATGGTGTGAACCCTACCAACGGCACGGTGACCTCCACCTACCAGGTGCTGGGGTTCATGAGCGACTATAAGACTTCGGACACGACGCGGACCCTGAACACCTCTTCTGCGCTGGTGAAAGCTGCCGGTGGGGTACCGGGCTGTGGCGGACTTGCTCCCTCAAACTACGACGGAGTGTACGGCACGTACTATGCCGGGGTGCTTTACCAGGCGCAGGCGGCGTTGATTGCGGCGCAGAACGCTAATCCGGGATCGCAGAACGCGCTGATCATCCTCAGCGATGGGAACGCGACGACTCCGCAAACTAACGGCTCGTATATTGACTTCTACAGTGGTGCCACGAGCAACGGGCTCTACCCCTCGTGGGTAGGAGAGT
Coding sequences within it:
- a CDS encoding TadE/TadG family type IV pilus assembly protein; translation: MPKERFQSFSRGEYTLVEVQAELRFARKQPRSGWGIGDESGQSLVEFAMVLPAFLLVVTGMFAFGVAFTNWLVLTDATSLGGRTVAISRGNTLDPCATASNAVAGASPGLNTSLIVYTSVINGTAAITGTSCSSASTTTGAAGNLVQGGTYVLTTSYPCTLKVFGQNLIPNCTMHASVRELVQ
- a CDS encoding pilus assembly protein TadG-related protein; its protein translation is MLRDESGQAIILTAVMMVALLGMFSLVAGAGYALTMQRQLQASTDAAALAGAGALQINRSSSAALSAVQSFSSNSGQYNASSSLGTVSMMSGSPALKCLNALKAIGTPCVGAAPYNAVQVKQQAVINIPLGGFIGHPTLTLTASATASINGGAPLPSNIAVIIDTTLSMNEQDLDCGSTQMQCALTGLQNLMQSLNPCAQTSAACVATAGVSANTVDRVSLFTFPPVQTSSVSVDSSCATTPSSGYTYLAGIGEIVMPPSAAYSGLATATSYWFPPAGAGSAAPGTAYSVSPTNGNVTSTYQIVGFMSDYKTSNGTKTLNTSSALVKAAGGVSGCGGMAPPNYAGVYGTYYPGAIYEAQSALIAAQAANPGTLNAMIILSDGDSNAPQKNGPYNVFYSDATASGTYPSWVGQCGQAVVAAQAATSAGTRVYSVAYGSPSVGCVTDVAAGSNPNITPCNTMAALASAPQYFFSDYNQSGSGSTCVSSQPVTSLSGIFAAIAADLSTPRLIPDNLT
- a CDS encoding pilus assembly protein TadG-related protein — translated: MTTPRPGRFRDLVTDESGQTLILAAVMMTALIGMLSLVVGAGYAMAMQRELQASTDAAALAGAGALQINKSSSSATSAVQSYSSNSGQYNASSNLGTVSMMSGSPALKCLQTLQALGVPCVGAAPYNAVQVKQQAIVNLPLGGFLGHPTFTLTASATAAVNGGAPTPYNIAVIIDTTLSMNAQDTDCGNTQMQCALNGLQNLLQNLNPCAQQLAVCTFTAGNSANSVDRVSLFTFPSLLTSTVGVDSSCTTTPSSGYSYDPTIGEYVMPPSNPYSGLATATSYWFPSATAGSASPGSAYGVNPTNGTVTSTYQVLGFMSDYKTSDTTRTLNTSSALVKAAGGVPGCGGLAPSNYDGVYGTYYAGVLYQAQAALIAAQNANPGSQNALIILSDGNATTPQTNGSYIDFYSGATSNGLYPSWVGECGQAVVAAKAATAAGTRVYSVAYGSPSVGCLSDTAAGSYPNISPCNTMASMASAPQYFYSDYKQSGSLSTCTSSQPVTSLSGIFSAIAADLSTPRLIPDSVT
- a CDS encoding TadE/TadG family type IV pilus assembly protein produces the protein MQTKGTEVTERMPFWSRKQALLSLRSDQKAQSLIEFAFILPVFLLVVTGMFAFGVAFTNWMVLTDATSLGGRTVSISRGNTLDPCSTASTAVAGAAPGLNTSQITYSSVINGTTYSGTSCNSSSTTTGAAGNLVQGGYYILSTTYPCKLAVFGQNLVSNCTLHASVKELVQ